A window of Caldisalinibacter kiritimatiensis genomic DNA:
ATTTAAATAAATAAAATGCAGTATTTATGCGAGTTGTAGAGTTCTGCAACGAGCTAAAAAATTTTTACCAAAGGAGGTCGCTGAGCATGATTAATGTATCAAATGTATTAACTTCAATAAAATTTAAGAGTGTTAAATTAACAGGCGACCTGGGGTTAGTTTTGTAATATAAGTATGTTTTATTTATGGATAAAATGTATATCTAGCCACAGGTTGGGAATCTGTGGCTTTAATTATTTGTGTATAAATTTGTATATGTGTATAACTATAAACAAATATTATACAGATATAGTCTATCATTAAGCTGCAGAGTAATCTGCGGCTTTATTTTATGTGAACACATTATAATATAAAAGTATATTATAGGTAAAAAAGCTGCAGGTGTATCTAGGTTAAATTGCAAAATGCAATGTATATCTAGATTGTATAATCTGTAGCTATTATTTTGTCATAAAGAGTTCTAGAGGAGGTGATAATATGTTTGAGTTTTTAGCACAACAAACTATGTTGATTGAAACAATCAACAAAAAGGAATAGTAGAATATACTAAAATGTGGTTAGTAAGAAACAGAAATTAATTGAAAGGAGGGGATATCATGTTTGAAATGGTTGAAAAATTAGCAGCAATAAAGAGTCCGAAGAAGGACCAAGGGTTAGAAGAATATCTTAAAATTGAGTTTAGGATGTAATTAAGTTAGATAGAAAAATAAAATTATAGGAGGTATTAAAATTATGCTTAGATTAAATTCATTTAATAAAAGCTTTGAATTAAAGAGAGATGTAGGTTATGAGGAGTATATTAAATTGGAATATAAAAACAAAACCTAGCTAAAATGCTATGGTTTCACTAAAAAAATCGGCGAGAATTTCGCCGATTTTTTTAAATTCTATTACTTAATTTAATAAATTTTTCAATATCTTCTTCAATTAAATTCAAAGAACTTCTCCAAAAGTCTACCGAGTAAACATCAATGTTCATTAACTTAGCCACATCAGCAACGTTATTTTTTCCTGTTGCAGCAAGTAAATTGTCATACTCATTAACGAAGGCATTACCACGTTTTAAATATTCTGCATATAATCCTTTAGCAAATAATTCACCAAAAGCATAAGGAAAATTGTAGAAATTAAGCTCAGCATAGTAATAATGGGGCTTATTAACCCACATATAAGGATGAAGATAATTATGGTCTAATCCATCACCATAGGCTTTTTTCTGAGCATTTAGCATTAGTTCTTTTAGCTCTTTTACTGATAATACATGGTCATCTCTAATTTCAAACAGCTTACTTTCAAATAAAAAACGACTATATATATCTACTATAACTTGAGCATAGGATTGAAGAGAGGATTCTAATATTCCAAAGGCTTCTTTATTATTTGCTTGTTTTAATGCTGCATTTTCTATTATAGTTTCACAGAATATTGATGCTGTTTCAGCTACTGGCATTGTGTAATCACTATTTAGTATAGTTTCATTAGATAAACAGTGACCATGATAAGCATGACCAAGCTCATGTGCTAAAGTAGTCATATTACTAAAACTACCGTTAAAGTTAGCAAGGATTCTACTTTCACCTATAGGATGGATATTTGAGCAGAAAGCTCCTCCTCTTTTACCTTCTCTAGGTTCTGCATCAATCCATCTATTTTCAAAAGCATTTTTTACAAAATCAGCTAATTTATCACTAAAGGTTCTAAAGTTCTTAATTATATAATCTCTAGCTTCGTTATATGTAAATTTCATTTCTACTTCTCCCATAGGGGCAAATAAATCATAAAAAGGAAGACCGTTTTCATGCCCTAATAACTCGGCTTTTTTTCTAAAATATTTACGGAAAGTTGGGAGACTTTCCTTTATAGCCGTTAGCATTGCATCTAGAGTTTCTTTATCTGTTCTAGATTTTATTAGAGTTTCTTCTAAAGGAGATTTATATCCACGCATTTTAGATATAGTTAATACTTCTCCTTTGATTCCATTTAAACATGCTGCAGACGATTCTTCTATTTTCTTATAGGCTTTTAATTCTGCTTCATAAGCTGTTTTCCTTATATTTGGATCCTTGTTATAGGCCATATTTCTAACTACAGGTAGAGGAAGTTGTTTTTTTTCTCCATTGATTTTTATATCCACTAATAATGTAGAGGTCAACATATTTTGAAGTTTTGACCATGCTTTAGAACCTGTATTAGACATTTTAGCAATTAGTATTTCTTGATTTTTATCTAAAAGGTATTTAGCATTTTCAGCTAATTCATTTAGATAAAAACGATGTTCTTCTAAAATAGGAGAAGAAGAAATTAGCTCGTTTAAGTTTTCTAGGTTACTAATCCATTTTTGAAATTTAACTGTAGGTTCAGTAAGCTCAGTATATTTTGTTTGTAGCTTATCAATCATTGTTAAAGCCTTTTGGTTTTTAGCTTCTACGCTTACAGTTAAGTTGGCATAAGCCATTAGTTTTGTAAAAAGATTAGCGAAATTATTTTGTATTTTAATATATTCTTCTATTTTTTTTACTGCATTATCATTAGAGTTTAAATTATTTTCAGCCCACTCCTTAATTTCTTCAATTTTTATGGTACATTTTTTTAAATCACTTTTAAATTGTGTACTTTCAAAAGATGAATATAGTTCATCTAGACTCCATCTCATATTCATATAAAAAACCCCCTGAGAATTCAGAATATTTAAACACTACTTATATAATACCGTTATTTTCTAATTATTGCAATGAAAAACATTAGAAACCCGAAATTTTTTTATCTTGTATGTTAAAATATAAAAGATAGAAGGAAATTTATAAAAAATGGAGAATATTATAGTATAATACATTTGGTGGGGATAATTTTTTGGGAGTAAGGGGATAAAAATGAAAAATAAATTAAGAAGACTAACTATAGCTTTCAATACAATAATTGTAATTATGACAATAGTATTAATAATCTTATCTAAACATATTGACATTAAGTATATTGTTATATTACAAGGTATATCTATGGTTCTAATAGTTAATTTAGTTATGTATTTGTTTTTTTCATTGATAAATAAATATATATTGAGTTTATCAAAGGCTATGGAAAAGACTACTAGAAGAATAAAAGATACAGACTTAAATTTAATAAATACAAAAAAATCAGGTTTAAATATAGATAGACTACATAATAATTTTCATAATATTCTAGAAGAACTTAGTGTATATACAGTTAAACAAAATAATATGTTAAAGAAATATTCATATTTAACTGAAGAACTTGAAAAAAATAATAAAATAAGAGATGTTATATTAGAAGTTAGTAATTCAATTACCCAAATAGATAATTTAAATGAACTTTACAATTTAATTTTAAAAAAAGCAATTGATGTAATAGATGGAGCACATAAAGGAAGTATAATGGTTTTGACAGAGGAAAACCTTTTAGAATATAAAGCAGTAATAGGCTATGATTTAGATGGACTAAAAGACATAAATATTAAACTAACTGATACTTTTTTATGGAATGCAAGCAATGGAGATATTCAAAAGCCTTGTATAATTAGAAATATTAGAGAATTTAACAAAGCACATTTAGACCATGACAAATATAGGCTTTTAAAGAAGGTAAATGCTCTTGATATACAAACAACTTTAAGTTCTCCAATAATTATAAATAATAAGTTATATGGTATGTTAAATATAGATAGTATAAACGAAGGAGTATTCAATGAACAGGATATTTCACTTATGAGTTATTTTGCTAATCAGATAGGGATAGCTATAAAAAATCATAAGTTGATTGAGAGAACTTTATATCTATCTAAATATGATTGTTTAACAAATGTATATAATAGACATTACTTTGAGGATGTATTTAAAAAGGTTTTTAAGCAAGCTATAAGGCATAAAGAGGTATTCTCTTTAGTTGTATTTGATTTAAATAAGTTAAAAATGATAAATGATACCTTTGGCCATACTGTAGGAGATTTGGTAATACGAACTTTTGCAAAAACGATAAAAGATAATATCAGAGAATCAGATTTCTTGGCTAGATATGGTGGAGATGAGTTTGTAGGAGTATTTTTTGGTTCTTATGGTGAAGATATAAGCAATAGAATATTAAATATTATGAATCAGTTAAAGAATTCACCTTTAATAATAGATGATACAGAAATCACCATTAATTTTAGTTTTGGTATTGCAGAGTTTCCAAAGGATGGAGCAGAGATAAAAGACTTGTTTAAAACAGCTGATAAAAGAATGTATGAGTTTAAAAATAATGAAAAAATTTTAGCAAGTTAAAAAAGGGATATCTAACTATAGAATCCCTTTTTTGCTATTGTGTCATTTGTGTTTTTATGGCTTTTACTATTGTGTTTTTTGCACGTAGTATTATACGTTTACTAAGATGTAAACTAAGTCAAGGTTTAAGCTAGAAATACCCTAGTTATTAAGCAAATAAAAAATGTGAACAAAAAAGAAGGAATTTTCTGATAAATGATAGAACTATATTATATAAAAGTTATCATTTTACAAAAATGTTGACCAGAAACGTGTATAACAACAGACATATAAGGGGTGTAGGGGATAATAAGAGTTAAAAAATTAAAAAGGGGAAATGTGAATGGGTGTACTTATTTTTATTAACTCATTAGGGGCTTTATTGTTAGGGGCTTATGCTTTAAAGTTAGATGTAAAAAATAAGGTCAATAGGTTATTTTTTTACCTGTGTTTCAATTTGGCATTTTGGATGATTTCGTATGGTATTGCAATTTATGCGTCTAATGAATCAACTTATTGGACATGGTATAAAATATCTAGTATACCTTTTTGTGTATATCCTGCGTTAATTACTCATTTTTTTTTAGTACTTGCCAAAAGAAAATTTAAATCTTTTCATCCATTATTATACTTGCCTCCAGTGATTTTTATTTACCAAAGCTTAAAAGGGGTATTAACATTAGATAATGTAGAGAAGTCCAGTATAGGTTGGTATGGAGTAATGAAAATTTCTACTATTTGGCATGTTTTATTTATTGTTTATGGATTATCTTATATAGCTTTTAGTATATATATAATATATAAATGGGGCAAGGAAACAGAACTTAAAAGAGAAAAGAGCCAATCTAGGTATTTATTGTCCTTTTTCCTAATTTTAACAATAATTCATCTTATATTATCAATAGTAAATTCTCCACGTAACATTATTATTTTGAAATTACCTATAGTAATGATGTTATGGGAGATAGGAATAGGTTATTGTGTTTTAAGATATAAGATAATAGATGTAACCCCTAACATAGCTATAGATAAGATAGTAAATTCTATAGATTTGATGATTATAATAGACGAAAAAGGAAATATAATAAAGATAAATGAAAAAACAGCTGAATTACTTAGTTACCCCCATAATGAAATAATAGGAAAATCTATATACGATATATCAAAAGATAAAAGCAAAATTATTAATTTTATACAGAAGCTAAAAAGAGGCTTTAAGAATAATTGCAATAGGCAGTTTACTTTTATTACTAAGGATAACGAACTGGTTTTTGCCAGTGTTTCATTATCAGTATTGAAGGATAAATTTGGAGATATACTAGGGTATTTATTTGTAGGACAAAATATAAACCGAATAAAGCAACTTGAAAGAGAGATTTATGAAAATAAATTGTCTAGAGAAAAACAGAAACTAGAGAAAAAAAATGAATTGCTTAAAAAGATTGAAGAATACAACAAACTAAAGAGTGAATTTTTTGAAAATATATCTCACGAATTTAGAACTCCTCTTAATATTATTATTGGCACACTAAAATTATATAACATATATTTAGAAAGGAACTCACATATTAAGGATATAGATAAATTATTAAAGTATACCGATATAATGAGGCAGAATAGCTATAGACTTGTGAGGTTAGTAAACAATGTAATTGATATAATAGAAATTGATGGTGGCTTTGTCAAACTAAATTTTGTAAATTGTAATATTATTTCATTAGTTGAGGATATAACTTTATCTGTAGCTGAATATGCTGAAGAAAAAGGAAGAAATATACTTTTCGACACAGAAATTGAAGAAAAAATTATTGCTTGTGACCCAGATAAAATAGAAAGAATTATATTAAACCTATTATCGAATGCTATAAAGTTTACTTCAAATGATGACTTAATTTTTGTAAGTATAAAACAAAGAGAAGAAAATATTATTATTGTAGTAGAAGATACTGGGGTAGGCATACCAAAATCAAAACAGGATGTTGTTTTCGACAGGTTCAGGCAAGCAGATGAACTACTTACAAGGGGAAATGAAGGTAGTGGTATAGGTTTATCAATTGTAAAATCATTGGTTGAAATGCATGAAGGAACAATCGAAATAGAAAGTGAGTATAATGAAGGTTGTAAGTTTATAATTACTATTCCAGATAAAATTGTAGAATACATGGAAGATATTAACTCTTCTGTTGCAGTGACAACAGATAACCGAATAGAAAGAATAAGTATTGAATTTTCAGATATATATTCTTAGAAAAACTAAATAATAAAAATAGAGGTGAACATATGATAAAAGCAGTATTTTTAGATAGAGATGGTGTAATTAACGACAATACAAGACATGTAAATAAACCACAAGACCTTATAATATATAGTGAGGCTAAAAAGGGAATGAAGAAATTATTTGATGCAGGCTATGAACTTTTTGTAGTTACTAATCAAGGTGGAATAGAGCTCGGGTATATAACCCATGATGATTTAAAAAAAATACATGACAAAATGCAGGAAGAATTAAAACCCTATTGTGAAATTAAGGACATAAGATATTGTCCGGATTTCAAAAGAAAATCAACTTGTAGAAAACCTAAGCCAGGTATGATATTAGAATTAGCAGACAAATATAATGTAGACCTTAAGAAAAGTTGGATGGTAGGGGATATGGATACAGATATATTAGCAGGTACTAGAGCAGGATGTAAAACTGCAAAAATTGGCGATATAAATCCTAGTGCTGATATTAATGGAAAGAACCTTTTAGATATAGCAAATAAAATATTAGAAAAAGATAATTAACAATGGACAATTGATAGCTAAGAGCCAAGAGCTAGGAACTAAGAACTAATCTGGGGGTGATTCATGGTGAGGTTGACTGTACTTGTAGACAATAATACTTTATGTACTTTAAAAGGAGAATGGGGTTTATCTTATTTTATAGAAGATGAAGATAAAAAAATATTATTTGATACAGGTTATTCTGACCTTTTTATAAAAAATGCAGAAAAACTAGATATAAATATAGAAGATACAGATTATATAGTATTTTCACATGGACATTATGACCATACATGGGGTATACAGTATTTAATTAGGCTTTATAGAGAAAATTGGAGTGTTAAGGAAAAAAGACCTGAGCTTTTAGCCCATCCCTATGCCTTTATACCTAAAATTAATTCTAAAGGAAGACGAAATGGAACTATTATATCGAAGGATGAAGCAAGTAGAAATTTTAAGTTGAATTTATCAAAGGAACCTGTATGGATAACAGATAGATTAGTTTTTCTTGGAGAAATAGAAAGAGTTAATAAATTTCAAGAAGTAAAGACAGGAAGAAAAATTATTAAAGACGGAAAAATAGAAGAAGATTATTTGATAGATGATACAGCTTTAGCATACAAGACAGAGGAGGGTATAGTTGTTATTACAGGGTGTTCTCACTCTGGTATTTGTAATATAGTTGAATATGCTAAAAAAGTTTGCAAAGATGACAGAATAGTAGATATTATAGGAGGATTTCACTTACTTAACCCACCAAAGGAAAAAATCGAGGGTACACTTAAATACATGAGAGTTTTAAAGCCTAGAACTATACATCCATGTCATTGTACCGATTTAAAATCAAAGATAGTATTATCACAGGTTGCTAATGTTGAAGAGGTTGGAGTTGGACTTACATTAGAGTATAAATAGGACTGGATGTATCCAGCCCTAATACTAACATAGAGTATCTAAAATCTGTCCTCTGTCAACTGTCCCCTGTCAACCTAAAGGCCGCTTTCATTATTTTGCATATAACTCAACAATCTTTAATATAACTTCAACTGCTTTTTCCATAGCGAATGTTGGGATGTATTCATATTTACCATGGAAGTTGTGTCCACCTGTGAATAGGTTTGGACAAGGTAGTCCCATATATGAAAGTCTAGCTCCATCTGTACCGCCACGTATAGGTTTTACATCAGGAGTTACTCCTACTTCTTCCATTGCTTTTTTAGCAGTTTCTACAATGTGCATAACTGGCTCTATCTTTTCTTTCATGTTGTAATATTGGTCTTTCATTTCTAATACTACAGTATTGTCACCATATTTTTTATTTAAGAAATCTACAGTATTTTTCATTAATTCTTTTTTCGTTTCAAATTTTTCTTTATTATGGTCTCTGATTATATATTGAACGGTAGTTTGTTCAACAGAACCATTAATGTTTATTAAATGAAAAAAGCCTTCATATTTTTCAGTATATTGAGGTTTTTGATTTTCAGGTAGCATAGAATTTAATTCCATAGCTAATTCCATTGAATTTACCATTTTATCTTTAGCTGAGCCAGGATGAACATTTCTACCGTTTACGGTAATTTTAGCAGATGCAGCATTAAAGTTTTCATATTCAAGTTCACCGATTGGTCCACCATCTACAGTGTATGCAAAA
This region includes:
- a CDS encoding M3 family oligoendopeptidase; amino-acid sequence: MNMRWSLDELYSSFESTQFKSDLKKCTIKIEEIKEWAENNLNSNDNAVKKIEEYIKIQNNFANLFTKLMAYANLTVSVEAKNQKALTMIDKLQTKYTELTEPTVKFQKWISNLENLNELISSSPILEEHRFYLNELAENAKYLLDKNQEILIAKMSNTGSKAWSKLQNMLTSTLLVDIKINGEKKQLPLPVVRNMAYNKDPNIRKTAYEAELKAYKKIEESSAACLNGIKGEVLTISKMRGYKSPLEETLIKSRTDKETLDAMLTAIKESLPTFRKYFRKKAELLGHENGLPFYDLFAPMGEVEMKFTYNEARDYIIKNFRTFSDKLADFVKNAFENRWIDAEPREGKRGGAFCSNIHPIGESRILANFNGSFSNMTTLAHELGHAYHGHCLSNETILNSDYTMPVAETASIFCETIIENAALKQANNKEAFGILESSLQSYAQVIVDIYSRFLFESKLFEIRDDHVLSVKELKELMLNAQKKAYGDGLDHNYLHPYMWVNKPHYYYAELNFYNFPYAFGELFAKGLYAEYLKRGNAFVNEYDNLLAATGKNNVADVAKLMNIDVYSVDFWRSSLNLIEEDIEKFIKLSNRI
- a CDS encoding sensor domain-containing diguanylate cyclase; its protein translation is MKNKLRRLTIAFNTIIVIMTIVLIILSKHIDIKYIVILQGISMVLIVNLVMYLFFSLINKYILSLSKAMEKTTRRIKDTDLNLINTKKSGLNIDRLHNNFHNILEELSVYTVKQNNMLKKYSYLTEELEKNNKIRDVILEVSNSITQIDNLNELYNLILKKAIDVIDGAHKGSIMVLTEENLLEYKAVIGYDLDGLKDINIKLTDTFLWNASNGDIQKPCIIRNIREFNKAHLDHDKYRLLKKVNALDIQTTLSSPIIINNKLYGMLNIDSINEGVFNEQDISLMSYFANQIGIAIKNHKLIERTLYLSKYDCLTNVYNRHYFEDVFKKVFKQAIRHKEVFSLVVFDLNKLKMINDTFGHTVGDLVIRTFAKTIKDNIRESDFLARYGGDEFVGVFFGSYGEDISNRILNIMNQLKNSPLIIDDTEITINFSFGIAEFPKDGAEIKDLFKTADKRMYEFKNNEKILAS
- a CDS encoding ATP-binding protein, yielding MGVLIFINSLGALLLGAYALKLDVKNKVNRLFFYLCFNLAFWMISYGIAIYASNESTYWTWYKISSIPFCVYPALITHFFLVLAKRKFKSFHPLLYLPPVIFIYQSLKGVLTLDNVEKSSIGWYGVMKISTIWHVLFIVYGLSYIAFSIYIIYKWGKETELKREKSQSRYLLSFFLILTIIHLILSIVNSPRNIIILKLPIVMMLWEIGIGYCVLRYKIIDVTPNIAIDKIVNSIDLMIIIDEKGNIIKINEKTAELLSYPHNEIIGKSIYDISKDKSKIINFIQKLKRGFKNNCNRQFTFITKDNELVFASVSLSVLKDKFGDILGYLFVGQNINRIKQLEREIYENKLSREKQKLEKKNELLKKIEEYNKLKSEFFENISHEFRTPLNIIIGTLKLYNIYLERNSHIKDIDKLLKYTDIMRQNSYRLVRLVNNVIDIIEIDGGFVKLNFVNCNIISLVEDITLSVAEYAEEKGRNILFDTEIEEKIIACDPDKIERIILNLLSNAIKFTSNDDLIFVSIKQREENIIIVVEDTGVGIPKSKQDVVFDRFRQADELLTRGNEGSGIGLSIVKSLVEMHEGTIEIESEYNEGCKFIITIPDKIVEYMEDINSSVAVTTDNRIERISIEFSDIYS
- a CDS encoding D-glycero-alpha-D-manno-heptose-1,7-bisphosphate 7-phosphatase, giving the protein MIKAVFLDRDGVINDNTRHVNKPQDLIIYSEAKKGMKKLFDAGYELFVVTNQGGIELGYITHDDLKKIHDKMQEELKPYCEIKDIRYCPDFKRKSTCRKPKPGMILELADKYNVDLKKSWMVGDMDTDILAGTRAGCKTAKIGDINPSADINGKNLLDIANKILEKDN
- a CDS encoding MBL fold metallo-hydrolase, whose protein sequence is MVRLTVLVDNNTLCTLKGEWGLSYFIEDEDKKILFDTGYSDLFIKNAEKLDINIEDTDYIVFSHGHYDHTWGIQYLIRLYRENWSVKEKRPELLAHPYAFIPKINSKGRRNGTIISKDEASRNFKLNLSKEPVWITDRLVFLGEIERVNKFQEVKTGRKIIKDGKIEEDYLIDDTALAYKTEEGIVVITGCSHSGICNIVEYAKKVCKDDRIVDIIGGFHLLNPPKEKIEGTLKYMRVLKPRTIHPCHCTDLKSKIVLSQVANVEEVGVGLTLEYK
- the pepT gene encoding peptidase T yields the protein MMSKVVERFISYAKIDTKSDPNSNTCPSTEKQFNLANVLVKELKEIGLEDVSVDDNGYVMATLPANTNKDIPTIGFIAHMDTSPDMSGKNVNPKFVEDYDGEDIILNESDNVILSPKDFPELKNYIGTTLITTDGTTLLGADDKAGIAEIVTAMEYLINHPEIEHGTIKVCFTPDEEIGRGADLFDVEKFNADFAYTVDGGPIGELEYENFNAASAKITVNGRNVHPGSAKDKMVNSMELAMELNSMLPENQKPQYTEKYEGFFHLININGSVEQTTVQYIIRDHNKEKFETKKELMKNTVDFLNKKYGDNTVVLEMKDQYYNMKEKIEPVMHIVETAKKAMEEVGVTPDVKPIRGGTDGARLSYMGLPCPNLFTGGHNFHGKYEYIPTFAMEKAVEVILKIVELYAK